TATAGAGCAGAAGATTACCCACAGATATTCTATATCCTGGGATAACCATTGGTTAAAACGTATCAGAAAATTAGGCTCCTCAACAATGTCGCAATTTAGAAATTATTGGTATTCTGAAGATTCTTCTCAGTCGAAAAAACACCTATGGGAAGAACGTATAGAAAAAGTGAACGATTTGAAAATGTGGCTAGAGGAGAATAATAACACATTCGTCGTTATTAGAGGCCCTCGTGGCTCTGGGAAGCATGAACTCGTTATGCAACATACACTTTTGGAGAGAGAAAATGTCTTATATTTGGACTGCGATAAGTTTATTAAGTCGCGTACTGAcgccaaatttttgaaaactgcCGCAAGCCAGTTGGGATATTTCCCAATATTCCCATGGTTTAATTCCATTACTAATGTAATCGACTTGATGGTACAGGGTTTAACTGGTCAAAAGAGTGGTCTTTctgaaacaaaagaagcaCAGTTTAGAAATATGCTGACAACTTCTTTGATGTCAATAAGACACATCGCTCTTAAGGGATATAAATCTAGTGTCAAAGTGGGTGAAGATTTGGTCAACGTGAAGGAAGAAGATTATTTGCAACAACACCCAGAAGAGAAGCCAGTTATTGTCATCGATAGATTCACGGGCAAATCTGAAATAAATGGATTTGTTTATAAGGAGTTATCCGACTGGGCAGCCATGTTATTGCAGATGAACTTGGCCCACGTTATCTTTTTGACTGAATCTGTAGCACCTAATCAGCTGCTTTCCGAATCTCTGCCAACTcaagttttcaaaactttgatTCTTTCTGATGCGTCTAAGGAAAATTCCAAGAAGTACGTTTTAGCTCAATTAAGAGATCAATTGCATAAAGATGAAGACAATGATAACAGTCAAAGCACTGAAAAAGAGGTCTTGGCGGACAGGACCACCCAGGAGATAGACGAAGCGTTGGATCCACTAGGTGGTAGAATGTTGGATCTGCAAGCTTTTGTAAGAAGAGTCAAATCTGGAGAAGAGCCCAAAGAGGCCCTCGAAAAAATGGTTGAACAAGCTTCGGAACATATAACACAGATCTTCCTGAGTGATAAGGTGGATTCCTTAAAGAGCGCCCAGGCATGGGAACTGATTGAAATGTTAAGTAAAAAGCCGAAGATATCTTTTGAGGAGATTGTATTCAAGCCACTTTTCAAAGCAGCACCCGAATTGGGTATTACCGAGCTCGAAAACAATGGCCTGCTAGGTGTTTCAAGAGACAGAGGTGTCATCAAAGAGATTCAACCGGCTAAACCGTTATTTAGAGCTgcatttcaatatcttttgaaagataatgaGTTGTCGACAATTCTCAAAACGCGTTATCTCTTGAGGGTTGTAAGCTTCGAAACGGgcagaatcaaaaaatgggaGGAGGAGTTGCGACCACTTGGCAAAGTAGAGGACacaaaattgttcaaaagtAGGCTGAATTATCTTTCGAAAAAGATAGAGCTAAGCAGTAGCGTCATTGACGATTGCGAGGCACAGATCAAACAGCTCTCGAAGCGATAATAGCGTTAAATGCTTTTCCAACCCTAAATATTCCCTTCTTACAAGACttatttcaagatttcaataTGCATGTAAATAGTTATATTTGACCTAATAATAtttttgctgatttttGTGCCTACACTTCTTACTCACAACTAAGGCTCGCCAATTAACCAATTCATGATAATATTTACAATTGTGTTATGAAGAACAATTCCTGGGAGGCGCTACACTGAGAAGGATAGGGCCAAGAGTAGTAAGATCAACCTTTGACATGTCTTATCATCAAAGCACACTCCAACCTTTTTGATCAAGGTTCACGTGAAATGTcaaattcaacttttttccaCATTTTTACTCCGTTAAGTGTAATGAATACCTACATACTAATGCAATCTTATCAAATTGTTACAAGCCTTTGTACAGTTTGAGTTGTTTGACACATTAATTGATTTGATTATCAAAATTCCAGTAAACATATTTCCAAGCGATGCTACGGGTGGGTCATCCCCTTTTAAGAGAGCCGCTAATTTTTGTACCGCACCGATTAATAGGGAGAGGACCACTCAAACTTAAGGtagctttcttttcctctGCCAGGACTTTGAAcctttccaaaaaaaacGGTTACTTATTACAGAAATCTAAAGGAAATCTTGTGAGCAAATCTATCGATCAAACGAAAGTGCTTTCATCGAAACCTAAGGCAGACAAATCCGGGTCCCGAGCGCCAACCATCTCAGAGTTGAAGATTCTAAAGAACCTTTTCCATTATATCTGGCCAAGGGGTAACTCGAAAGTCAAGTCGAGAGTCATATTTGCTATAGCTCTTCTGATAAGTGCAAAATTATTGAATGTGCAAgtgccattttttttcaaacaaacAGTTGACTCTATGAACGTTGATTGGTCTGATGCCACGGTTGCTTTACCGGCAG
This Zygotorulaspora mrakii chromosome 5, complete sequence DNA region includes the following protein-coding sequences:
- the YME2 gene encoding Yme2p (similar to Saccharomyces cerevisiae YME2 (YMR302C); ancestral locus Anc_5.19), coding for MFLRLYSARSLVGRRVNRLHWPSVSRVKRYVSSEIQQKDVQAGESTTATDTGIIHKTEEETLIYFDNVYPRATSLWSPAQWYNLLLTNQSRDAVREKIKNFASPPSNPVYGLELISSIPVKRDGGVFATFLVPPQYTKAQVNAMIQQNTAKESSTPVLSYFTKASAFPVKGYPWIEDLKRLPNKTILIKFQGPALTEEEIYSLFRRYGTISDIFPASGSDNSARVKYRSFRGAICAKNCVSGIEIHNTVLHIQYERIAQGHLLNNFFVNHTRIAIPVVIALLSIVAVLIFDPIREFSIEQKITHRYSISWDNHWLKRIRKLGSSTMSQFRNYWYSEDSSQSKKHLWEERIEKVNDLKMWLEENNNTFVVIRGPRGSGKHELVMQHTLLERENVLYLDCDKFIKSRTDAKFLKTAASQLGYFPIFPWFNSITNVIDLMVQGLTGQKSGLSETKEAQFRNMLTTSLMSIRHIALKGYKSSVKVGEDLVNVKEEDYLQQHPEEKPVIVIDRFTGKSEINGFVYKELSDWAAMLLQMNLAHVIFLTESVAPNQLLSESLPTQVFKTLILSDASKENSKKYVLAQLRDQLHKDEDNDNSQSTEKEVLADRTTQEIDEALDPLGGRMLDLQAFVRRVKSGEEPKEALEKMVEQASEHITQIFLSDKVDSLKSAQAWELIEMLSKKPKISFEEIVFKPLFKAAPELGITELENNGLLGVSRDRGVIKEIQPAKPLFRAAFQYLLKDNELSTILKTRYLLRVVSFETGRIKKWEEELRPLGKVEDTKLFKSRLNYLSKKIELSSSVIDDCEAQIKQLSKR